The following proteins come from a genomic window of Anaerosporomusa subterranea:
- the rpoB gene encoding DNA-directed RNA polymerase subunit beta: MFNPVPVGKKARYSYAKINEVLDMPNLIEIQKNSYEWFLREGLQEIFSDISPIQDFTGNLVLSFVSFTLGEPKYAVEECKERDVTYSAPLKVSVRLFSKETGEIKESEVFMGDFPLMTENGTFIINGAERVIVSQLVRSPGVYYNESIDTSGKKLYNATVIPNRGAWLELETDANDIISVRVDRTRKLPVTVLIRALGFASKNTILELFNDDSRIRATLDRDNTESREEALVEIYKRLRPGEPPTVDNAAQLLESLFFDAKRYDLATVGRYKLTKKLGWRRRLMGKTLHQAIVDADGEIVAPEGAVVDEKILKRLEEHRVFADNKLIEVKIRQKDGTVIKMNCNPTLPYNHRTITREDIIATISYLLNLIEGHGNTDDIDHLGNRRLRSVGELLQNQFRIGLSRMERVVKERSTIQDTDVITPQALINIRPVVAAIKEFFGSSQLSQFMDQTNPLAELTHKRRLSALGPGGLSRERAGFEVRDVHYSHYGRMCPIETPEGPNIGLIGSLSTFARINEFGFLETPYRKVDKENRKVTDEVVYLTADEEDEMIVAQANDELNEDSWFVEPRVMARYKNEILVVLPEKVDYMDVSPKQVVSIATAMIPFLENDDANRALMGANMQRQAVPLLRTQAPLVGTGMEYKAARDSGVVALAKNAGTIESVTAKEIVVRTDANTLDRYKLLKYLRSNQGTCINQKPIIFKGERVEKGTVLADGPSTDKGELALGFNVLVAFMPWEGYNYEDAILLSERLVKEDIFTSIHIEEYECDSRDTKLGPEEITRDIPNVAEEVLRDLDDRGIIRVGAEVRPGDILVGKVTPKGETELTAEERLLRAIFGEKAREVRDTSLRVPHGEAGKIVDVKVFSRENGDELPPGVNQLVRVYIAQKRKISEGDKMAGRHGNKGVVSRIMPEEDMPFMADGTPVQIVLNPLGVPSRMNIGQVLETHLGYAAAVLGMQVKNGDPHVEERLKANGYNFAKHGLPKPDIAGIHLATPVFDGASEQEVVKTLEVAGLPANGKSTLYDGRTGIAFDNQVTVGYVYMLKLAHLVDDKIHARSTGPYSLVTQQPLGGKAQFGGQRFGEMEVWALEAYGAAYTLQELLTVKSDDVVGRVKTYEAIVKGENVPEPGVPESFKVLIKELQSIGLDVKILSEDAQEILIRDTEDDIHETAKELDFNLGDEALVKRVPEQKPDYQVDELEDGSDDLDPIEEELDIIAEIGDLGTERIGAPATDDDLELLSRKPGLKKAKVEKPKKLSSRHYLDEMDDDIEE, from the coding sequence ATGTTCAATCCTGTTCCGGTGGGCAAGAAGGCCAGATACAGCTACGCCAAAATTAACGAAGTGCTGGACATGCCTAACCTCATCGAAATTCAGAAGAATTCGTATGAGTGGTTTCTCAGAGAAGGCTTGCAAGAAATATTTAGTGATATTTCGCCAATCCAGGACTTCACGGGCAATCTTGTCCTTTCTTTTGTCAGTTTTACTCTGGGTGAACCGAAGTATGCTGTCGAGGAGTGCAAAGAGCGCGATGTTACATATTCCGCGCCGCTCAAGGTCAGCGTTCGTTTATTCAGTAAAGAGACCGGTGAAATTAAGGAATCAGAAGTGTTCATGGGAGACTTTCCCCTGATGACAGAGAATGGAACGTTCATCATAAATGGTGCTGAGCGTGTCATTGTCAGCCAGTTGGTTCGTTCTCCCGGCGTATATTACAATGAGTCGATCGATACTAGTGGCAAAAAATTATATAACGCTACCGTCATTCCTAATCGCGGCGCCTGGCTTGAGCTGGAAACTGATGCGAATGATATCATTTCTGTCCGGGTTGATCGCACGCGGAAACTCCCTGTCACTGTGCTAATTCGTGCACTTGGTTTTGCTTCTAAGAATACGATACTAGAATTGTTTAACGATGATTCCCGGATTCGCGCAACTCTAGATCGTGATAATACTGAATCGCGGGAAGAAGCTTTGGTTGAGATCTATAAGCGTTTACGTCCCGGCGAACCGCCTACTGTTGACAATGCCGCGCAGTTGCTGGAATCTCTGTTTTTCGATGCCAAGCGTTATGATTTAGCCACAGTTGGACGTTATAAATTAACTAAAAAATTAGGTTGGCGCAGACGGCTGATGGGGAAAACCCTTCATCAAGCCATAGTAGATGCTGACGGTGAAATCGTTGCACCTGAAGGCGCAGTTGTTGATGAGAAGATATTGAAACGTCTGGAAGAGCATCGTGTATTTGCCGATAATAAGCTGATAGAAGTGAAAATTCGTCAAAAAGATGGTACAGTGATTAAGATGAATTGCAACCCAACGCTGCCATATAATCATCGTACAATCACCAGAGAAGATATTATTGCAACCATCAGCTATCTGCTTAATTTGATTGAAGGTCATGGCAATACTGATGATATTGACCATTTAGGTAATCGCCGTTTGCGGTCAGTGGGTGAATTGCTGCAAAATCAGTTCCGCATTGGTTTATCAAGAATGGAACGGGTTGTTAAAGAGCGTAGTACCATCCAAGATACGGATGTCATCACGCCACAGGCACTTATTAATATTCGACCAGTTGTTGCGGCGATCAAAGAGTTTTTTGGTTCTAGCCAGTTATCACAGTTTATGGATCAAACCAACCCGCTGGCTGAATTGACCCATAAACGCCGTCTTAGCGCACTGGGACCAGGTGGCTTGAGCCGGGAACGCGCTGGTTTCGAGGTTCGCGATGTTCACTACTCTCACTATGGTCGCATGTGCCCAATCGAGACTCCTGAGGGTCCAAATATCGGTCTAATCGGCTCCCTGTCTACCTTTGCCCGTATTAATGAATTTGGTTTTCTGGAGACTCCCTATCGCAAAGTTGATAAGGAGAATCGCAAAGTAACAGATGAAGTCGTCTACTTGACTGCAGACGAAGAAGACGAAATGATTGTCGCTCAGGCTAATGACGAACTAAACGAAGATAGTTGGTTTGTTGAGCCTCGCGTGATGGCACGCTATAAAAATGAGATTCTCGTCGTTCTGCCTGAAAAAGTGGACTATATGGATGTTTCACCGAAGCAAGTTGTCTCCATTGCAACAGCCATGATCCCGTTTTTGGAGAATGATGACGCGAACCGTGCGCTGATGGGAGCTAACATGCAACGCCAGGCTGTACCGCTGCTGCGGACACAGGCCCCGCTTGTGGGTACTGGTATGGAATATAAGGCTGCAAGAGATTCAGGTGTCGTTGCGTTGGCGAAAAACGCGGGGACTATTGAGTCAGTTACAGCTAAGGAAATCGTTGTTCGCACCGATGCCAATACTCTTGATCGCTATAAGCTCCTTAAATACCTTCGTTCAAACCAAGGGACTTGCATTAACCAAAAACCCATTATCTTTAAGGGTGAGCGAGTGGAGAAAGGGACTGTCCTGGCTGATGGCCCTTCGACTGATAAAGGCGAACTAGCACTTGGTTTTAACGTCTTGGTAGCATTCATGCCCTGGGAAGGCTACAATTACGAGGATGCTATTCTGCTAAGTGAGCGCCTGGTAAAAGAAGATATCTTCACCTCCATACATATTGAAGAATATGAGTGTGACTCCCGCGATACCAAGTTGGGACCAGAAGAGATCACTCGTGATATTCCTAATGTCGCTGAAGAAGTACTGCGCGACTTGGATGATCGCGGTATAATCCGCGTTGGCGCGGAGGTTCGCCCTGGCGATATCTTGGTTGGCAAGGTTACTCCAAAAGGTGAAACCGAATTAACAGCTGAAGAACGATTGTTACGCGCTATTTTTGGTGAAAAAGCGCGTGAAGTCCGTGATACATCGCTGCGTGTTCCTCATGGAGAAGCTGGCAAGATTGTCGATGTAAAGGTCTTTAGTCGCGAGAACGGTGATGAATTACCGCCTGGAGTTAATCAACTGGTGCGCGTCTACATCGCTCAGAAACGCAAGATATCTGAAGGCGATAAAATGGCAGGTCGTCACGGTAACAAGGGCGTCGTATCCCGGATTATGCCGGAAGAAGATATGCCTTTCATGGCTGACGGTACGCCGGTACAGATTGTTCTCAACCCATTGGGCGTACCTTCACGTATGAATATCGGTCAGGTCTTGGAGACTCACTTAGGTTATGCTGCCGCCGTGTTAGGCATGCAAGTTAAAAATGGTGACCCCCATGTGGAAGAGAGATTAAAAGCTAATGGTTACAATTTCGCTAAGCATGGTTTGCCCAAACCAGATATCGCCGGTATTCATTTGGCAACTCCGGTCTTCGACGGTGCATCAGAGCAAGAAGTAGTAAAGACCTTAGAAGTAGCCGGTCTACCTGCAAATGGCAAGAGCACTCTTTATGATGGTCGCACGGGTATTGCTTTTGATAATCAAGTTACGGTTGGCTATGTTTATATGCTGAAACTCGCTCACTTAGTTGACGACAAGATCCATGCCCGCTCCACTGGACCGTATTCACTGGTTACCCAGCAACCGCTAGGTGGCAAGGCACAGTTTGGCGGTCAGCGCTTTGGCGAGATGGAGGTTTGGGCGCTTGAAGCATATGGCGCCGCGTACACTCTGCAAGAACTGCTTACTGTCAAGTCAGATGATGTAGTCGGCCGGGTAAAAACCTATGAGGCTATCGTCAAAGGTGAGAATGTGCCTGAACCCGGTGTACCAGAATCATTTAAGGTTCTTATCAAAGAGCTGCAAAGCATCGGATTGGATGTAAAGATTCTATCTGAAGATGCCCAAGAGATTCTCATCCGCGACACAGAAGATGATATCCACGAAACCGCGAAAGAGCTAGATTTTAACTTGGGTGACGAAGCACTAGTCAAGCGTGTGCCAGAACAGAAACCTGACTATCAAGTTGATGAACTGGAAGACGGCTCTGACGACTTGGATCCCATTGAAGAAGAACTTGACATCATTGCGGAAATTGGCGATCTGGGAACAGAAAGAATAGGCGCTCCTGCCACTGATGATGATCTTGAGCTCCTTAGCCGGAAGCCGGGCCTAAAAAAGGCGAAGGTCGAGAAACCGAAGAAACTTAGTTCCCGGCACTATCTTGACGAAATGGACGATGACATCGAGGAATAA
- the rplL gene encoding 50S ribosomal protein L7/L12 has product MNKEQIMEAIEQMTVLELSELVKALEEKFGVSAAAPVAMAAAPAAAAPAAAEEQTEFDVILTSAGAAKINVIKVVRELTGLGLKEAKDLVDGAPKPVKEKISKADAEAIKAKLVEAGASVDVK; this is encoded by the coding sequence ATGAATAAAGAACAAATCATGGAAGCCATTGAGCAAATGACTGTCCTCGAACTGTCCGAACTGGTGAAAGCTCTGGAAGAAAAATTTGGCGTATCTGCTGCTGCTCCTGTAGCAATGGCTGCTGCTCCTGCGGCTGCTGCTCCTGCGGCTGCTGAAGAACAAACTGAATTTGACGTAATCCTGACCAGCGCTGGCGCTGCCAAGATCAACGTTATCAAAGTTGTTCGCGAACTGACTGGCCTTGGCTTGAAAGAAGCAAAAGATTTGGTTGACGGCGCTCCGAAACCTGTCAAAGAAAAAATCTCCAAAGCTGATGCTGAAGCGATTAAAGCTAAATTGGTTGAAGCTGGCGCATCTGTCGACGTTAAGTAA
- the rplJ gene encoding 50S ribosomal protein L10: MPITTEKEQLVAELSDKLTRTKGAVLTTYSGLSVAQDTKLRRKLREAEVEYRVVKNTLTRIAAAKANITGLDKHLEGTTAIAISYTDPVAPAKVLSEFVKELKGKNLEIKAGIVEGKVIDANGVKSLASLPSREVLLAQLLAGMQSPIVGLVNVLHGTTRNLVCALEAIRKQKESA; the protein is encoded by the coding sequence ATGCCGATTACTACCGAAAAGGAACAACTCGTAGCTGAGCTATCTGATAAGCTGACTCGTACTAAAGGTGCGGTACTAACCACGTATAGTGGTTTGTCTGTTGCTCAAGACACTAAGCTTCGCCGTAAGTTGCGTGAAGCAGAAGTCGAATATCGTGTGGTGAAGAATACGCTGACCCGCATTGCGGCAGCAAAAGCAAATATCACCGGACTCGACAAACATCTTGAGGGTACCACTGCAATTGCAATTTCCTACACAGACCCTGTAGCTCCTGCTAAAGTTCTCTCAGAATTTGTTAAAGAGCTTAAGGGAAAAAACCTGGAAATTAAAGCTGGTATCGTCGAAGGTAAAGTTATTGATGCTAATGGTGTAAAATCACTGGCAAGCCTACCTTCGCGCGAGGTTCTCCTCGCTCAACTGCTGGCAGGTATGCAATCGCCGATCGTTGGACTGGTCAACGTTCTGCACGGAACCACACGGAATCTGGTTTGTGCGCTTGAAGCCATTCGCAAACAAAAAGAATCCGCATAA
- the rplA gene encoding 50S ribosomal protein L1, with translation MAKHGKKYAEAIKLIDIAKLYDPEEAIELIKKTATAKFDETVELAVKLGVDPKHADQQVRGAVVLPFGTGKTKRVLVFAKGEKAKEAELAGADFVGAEDIVAKIQGGWTDFDVAVATPDMMALVGRLGKILGPKGLMPNPKVGTVTPDLTRAINEIKAGKIEYRTDKAGNIHAPIGKISFENEKLLKNFQALIDILIKVKPAAAKGQYMRNISVSTTMGPGIRVNPLKAPGKKE, from the coding sequence ATGGCTAAACATGGAAAAAAGTATGCTGAGGCCATAAAGCTTATCGATATCGCGAAGCTTTATGATCCAGAAGAAGCAATCGAGCTTATTAAGAAAACGGCGACTGCAAAATTTGACGAGACTGTTGAGCTAGCGGTTAAGCTTGGTGTTGATCCTAAGCACGCTGATCAACAAGTCCGTGGCGCGGTAGTTCTTCCTTTTGGTACAGGTAAAACTAAACGCGTACTAGTATTTGCTAAAGGCGAGAAAGCCAAAGAAGCTGAACTCGCTGGCGCTGATTTTGTCGGCGCTGAGGATATTGTTGCTAAGATTCAGGGAGGCTGGACGGATTTTGATGTGGCTGTAGCCACTCCTGACATGATGGCTCTTGTCGGTCGTCTTGGCAAAATCCTGGGTCCTAAGGGCTTAATGCCTAACCCTAAAGTAGGCACAGTAACTCCAGATTTAACTCGAGCTATCAATGAGATTAAAGCTGGTAAGATCGAATATCGTACTGATAAGGCTGGCAACATTCATGCACCTATCGGCAAGATTTCTTTCGAAAACGAAAAACTTTTGAAAAATTTCCAAGCCTTAATCGACATTTTGATTAAGGTGAAGCCTGCAGCCGCTAAAGGTCAGTATATGCGCAACATCAGCGTCAGTACGACCATGGGACCCGGCATTCGGGTGAACCCACTCAAAGCCCCCGGCAAGAAAGAATAA
- the rplK gene encoding 50S ribosomal protein L11: MAKKVVKLVKLQVPAGKATPAPPVGPALGQAGVNIMAFVKEFNERTAAQAGLIIPVEITVFEDRSFSFITKTPPAAVLLKKAAGIETASGEPNKKKVAKVSRNKVREIAESKMQDLNAASVEAAMRMIEGTARSMGIDIVD, from the coding sequence GTGGCTAAGAAGGTTGTTAAGCTTGTCAAACTACAAGTTCCTGCTGGCAAGGCGACTCCCGCTCCTCCCGTCGGCCCCGCTTTAGGCCAAGCTGGCGTGAATATTATGGCGTTTGTCAAGGAGTTCAACGAGAGAACCGCTGCTCAGGCGGGTCTTATCATCCCGGTAGAGATTACTGTCTTTGAAGACAGATCCTTTAGCTTTATTACCAAGACCCCGCCGGCCGCTGTGCTTTTGAAAAAGGCTGCTGGCATAGAAACTGCTTCCGGCGAACCGAACAAGAAGAAGGTTGCTAAGGTCTCTCGGAATAAAGTACGTGAGATTGCAGAAAGCAAAATGCAGGACCTCAATGCAGCCAGCGTCGAAGCTGCTATGCGTATGATTGAAGGAACCGCGCGTAGTATGGGCATTGATATTGTTGACTAA
- the nusG gene encoding transcription termination/antitermination protein NusG produces MESERNWYVIHTYSGYENKVKTNLERKVHSMGMENEIFQVLVPMEDEVEIKGDKKKITKKKVFPGYVLVEMIVNDRSWYVVRNTPGVTGFVGSGTKPTPLSPAEIKRILKSMGIEETRPKIDIHPKEIIRITSGAFENWSATVLEIYPERGKLKVLVNMFGRETPIELDFSQVAKM; encoded by the coding sequence ATGGAATCCGAAAGAAATTGGTATGTCATCCATACATACTCTGGCTATGAAAATAAAGTAAAGACCAACTTGGAAAGAAAAGTCCATTCTATGGGGATGGAGAATGAAATTTTCCAGGTTCTTGTGCCGATGGAAGACGAAGTCGAAATCAAAGGCGACAAGAAAAAGATCACAAAGAAGAAGGTCTTTCCAGGGTATGTTTTGGTTGAAATGATTGTAAACGACCGGTCTTGGTATGTTGTTCGCAATACGCCAGGTGTAACCGGATTCGTTGGGTCCGGCACCAAGCCCACCCCATTAAGCCCAGCTGAAATCAAACGTATTTTGAAGTCTATGGGTATTGAAGAAACCCGCCCTAAAATTGACATCCATCCCAAAGAAATTATCCGTATTACTTCGGGCGCATTTGAGAATTGGTCAGCCACCGTGCTTGAGATATATCCAGAACGAGGCAAGCTGAAAGTTCTGGTGAATATGTTTGGGCGCGAAACTCCTATAGAACTCGATTTTTCACAAGTGGCTAAAATGTAA
- the secE gene encoding preprotein translocase subunit SecE, whose protein sequence is MAAQETAVQTNTSRIKKFVREVRAELKKVSWPTRRELVAYTGVVFVSVVVVAALIWIIDTSFTGLLKAIIK, encoded by the coding sequence ATGGCTGCTCAAGAAACGGCGGTACAGACGAATACGTCGCGCATTAAAAAGTTCGTTCGCGAAGTCCGGGCTGAACTGAAAAAAGTCTCCTGGCCGACGCGGCGTGAGTTAGTTGCTTACACGGGAGTAGTTTTTGTTTCCGTGGTCGTCGTAGCGGCTCTAATTTGGATAATTGACACGTCCTTTACAGGACTGTTGAAGGCTATCATCAAGTAG
- the rpmG gene encoding 50S ribosomal protein L33: MRIAITLACGDCKSRNYQSNKNKKNDPDRLEFNKYCKFCKKQTLHKETK; the protein is encoded by the coding sequence GTGCGTATCGCGATTACGTTGGCCTGTGGGGATTGCAAATCACGCAACTACCAGTCCAATAAAAACAAAAAAAATGATCCTGACAGATTAGAATTCAACAAGTACTGCAAGTTCTGCAAAAAACAGACTTTACACAAAGAAACGAAATAA